The Cataglyphis hispanica isolate Lineage 1 chromosome 5, ULB_Chis1_1.0, whole genome shotgun sequence genome has a segment encoding these proteins:
- the LOC126850103 gene encoding serine-rich adhesin for platelets-like isoform X36 translates to MWKVILNVLTTLIVTRLIKADYYEYNQDLYKQNTTPFKCTEDGYHADPHDCRVYYRCVDWGNGNPLTTFRFECGVGTVFSKIKGDICTHPGDSGRPECAGSENELDSNLDNPPENPSPIWTTITPQQTTIQSPVTTPQSIITTQATTRKPETAQSSLTSRPTTDQPENNCKNELECTQEEFLADTCDCKKFYRCVDEGYGKFKKYDFTCGSGTVWDPEIQGCNHAWAVKGNCRQSLENENNINNDGQWHGDMGDNGEQGNDNIGSANQSGQPGQAGDLNNQPGESGQPGQAENPDGQPGQSGSPGYPGIAGTPGFPGYPGTPGSPGTPGSPGTPGSPGTPGSPGTPGSPGTPGSPGTPGSPGTPGSPGTPDSPGTPGFPGMPGSSGIPGSPGTPGPPGTPGSPGIAGSPGIPGSPGNQGTPGFPNNPSSSSYPETSGSSSTSCSPGTSETLSSSSSPDHQLSTDRCTKEGFFAHPNDCRKFYRCVSDGKSFTKYEFQCGVGTVWDSSIESCNHVYTVPHCNHTSDIIPNEPDTSLNEIDSTDRPDTSLLPPMQSSESSTIPPISSRPEISSSTQQAESITSKPIESSQTTSVSYLPPVSSTYPSTTMQVNESISNLPSVTQMTTSISYLPPSSTATTDVTSGSTPDSVSYLPPSTSASIDTKPITSTTSSPLQTGKYECNKEGFYSDPSNCKKFYRCIQGQSGYQKYEFECSPGTAWDQSVQTCNYIEQVASCSMKNNEIDQDSTSSTSNPISGSVITSSTTIASSQITATTSSSAIPTVANIPETSMELSTPEEDKTEASSTTITSVGEKPVSEKPEEIQMPESSSTENLSESSSEQSSSELSEESSSSTESHVSNCTTQKPNNTIVCNNEGFYPHPVRCDKFYRCVDNGNGFNVYHFDCPPGTIFDSSISVCNYPESVYPARDCTTGSTTLSSVNVESTTESETSKESTIITTTIQSTTQQAEESTIISSTTISSTITTTESTITSGTESTTVEISENTENMTESTVESITAITENIIDSSSTERTEAPDSTESTESEKSTTEFEESTTGSQEQSTTESQEQLTTESQEQLTTESQEQLTTESQEQLTTESSNTEGQEQSTTESQEQSTIESQEQSTTESQEQSTTESSELTTMKPASATPCAIGNLTDDQIALVCPTGFRRHPKYCNLFYQCTSEGNMEIKILVLSCPENTIFDEKKIQCLPADKSSDPCTGAKANVRLYRRLENNALSPVKVSSNQLCPEEGHFPYQQGCSNNFYKCKQDIRDNLQGYFYKCPENFIYWSISRRCERVTRLPMCSHLANRNKTDWNNRWQIPTEDFNLSARMLRFS, encoded by the exons ATGTGGAAAGTGATCCTGAATGTTTTAACGACATTAATTGTAACAAGACTGATAAAAGCTG attattatgaatataaccAAGATCTATACAAACAGAATACTACTCCCTTCAAGTGTACAGAGGATGGTTACCATGCTGATCCGCATGACTGCAGGGTTTACTACAGATGCGTGGATTGGGGCAACGGCAACCCATTGACAACCTTTAGATTCGAATGTGGAGTAGGCactgtattttcaaaaattaaaggagATATTTGCACACATCCGGGAGATAGCGGTCGCCCTGAATGCGCCGGATCTGAAAATGAACTTGATTCAAATCTAGATAATCCTCCAGAGAATCCTTCTCCCATATGGACAACAATCACACCGCAACAAACCACTATACAATCTCCAGTGACTACACCACAATCAATAATTACGACCCAAGCGACAACCAGAAAACCGGAAACAGCGCAATCATCGCTAACAAGCCGACCAACCACAGATCAaccagaaaataattgtaaaaatgaacTTGAATGTACACAAGAAGAATTTCTAGCCGATACCTGCgactgcaaaaaattttatagatgcgTAGATGAAGGTTACGGAAAGTTTAAAAAGTATGATTTTACATGCGGTTCGGGAACTGTTTGGGACCCAGAAATTCAAGGGTGCAATCATGCCTGGGCTGTCAAAGGAAATTGCAGGCAAAGCTTGgaaaatgaaaacaatattaataatgatggaCAATGGCACGGAGACATGGGAGATAATGGCGAACAAGGAAATGATAATATTGGCAGTGCAAACCAGTCTGGTCAACCAGGACAAGCCGGAGATCTTAATAATCAGCCAGGAGAATCGGGACAACCAGGACAAGCTGAAAATCCAGATGGTCAACCGGGACAATCGGGTTCTCCAGGCTACCCAGGAATAGCAGGCACTCCAGGTTTTCCCGGCTATCCGGGAACACCAGGTTCTCCAGGCACGCCTG GTTCTCCGGGCACGCCAGGTTCTCCGGGCACGCCAGGTTCTCCGGGCACGCCAGGTTCTCCGGGCACGCCAG GTTCTCCGGGCACGCCAGGTTCTCCAGGTACACCGGGATCTCCAGGTACACCAGATTCTCCAGGCACGCCAGGTTTTCCAGGCATGCCAGGTTCTTCAGGCATTCCGGGTTCTCCAGGTACACCGGGTCCTCCAGGTACACCAGGTTCTCCGGGTATAGCAGGTTCTCCGGGCATTCCAGGCTCTCCTGGAAATCAAGGGACTCCAGGTTTTCCGAACAATCCAAGCTCTTCGAGCTATCCAGAGACATCAGGTTCTTCAAGCACGTCATGTTCTCCTGGAACTTCTGAAACTTTGAGTTCATCAAGCTCCCCTGACCATCAATTATCGACAG ATCGTTGTACGAAAGAAGGCTTTTTTGCTCATCCAAATGATTGTCGCAAGTTTTATCGATGCGTAAGTGATGGCAAGTCTTTTACAAAATACGAATTTCAATGCGGTGTTGGAACTGTCTGGGATTCATCTATTGAAAGTTGTAATCACGTTTACACCGTACCACATTGCAATCATACAAGCGATATAATTCCGAATGAACCCGACACATCGCTAAACGAAATAGATAGCACCGACAGGCCGGATACGAGTTTATTACCGCCTATGCAATCTTCAGAAAGTTCTACTATTCCACCTATATCTTCAAGACCGGAGATATCGTCTTCGACTCAGCAGGCTGAAAGTATTACGAGTAAACCTATTGAATCATCCCAAACTACATCAGTTTCTTATTTGCCACCCGTTAGTAGTACATATCCATCTACAACAATGCAAGTTAACGAATCCATTTCTAATCTGCCTTCCGTAACTCAAATGACCACTTCTATATCCTATTTACCACCTTCAAGTACTGCAACTACAGATGTAACATCTGGATCCACGCCCGATTCTGTTTCATATTTGCCACCTAGTACTAGCGCATCTATAGATACAAAACCCATAACGAGCACTACATCGTCTCCGCTTCAAACTGGAAAATACGAATGTAATAAAGAAGGTTTCTATTCGGATCCTagtaattgcaaaaaattctatCGTTGTATACAAGGCCAATCTGGTTATCAAAAGTACGAGTTTGAATGTAGTCCAGGCACAGCATGGGATCAATCCGTACAAACATGCAATTATATTGAACAAGTAGCTTCGtgttcaatgaaaaataacgaGATCGATCAAGATTCGACATCCAGTACTTCTAATCCCATATCTGGATCTGTTATCACAAGTTCTACAACTATTGCCTCCAGTCAAATCACTGCAACTACCTCGTCATCCGCAATTCCAACAGTTGCCAATATTCCAGAAACATCTATGGAATTGTCTACGCCGGAAGAAGATAAAACAGAAGCTTCGTCAACAACAATTACTAGCGTCGGCGAAAAACCAGTTTCAGAAAAACCAGAAGAAATTCAAATGCCTGAAAGCTCCAGCACGGAAAATTTATCCGAATCCTCATCCGAACAATCTAGTTCCGAATTAAGCGAAGAATCATCTTCATCTACTGAGTCACACGTATCAAATTGCACGACTCAAAAGCCAAACAATACGATAGTATGCAACAACGAAGGTTTCTATCCACATCCAGTTCGATGTGATAAGTTCTATCGCTGCGTTGATAATGGCAATGGTTTCAACGTGTATCATTTTGATTGTCCACCAGGCACTATATTTGATTCTAGCATCAGCGTATGCAATTATCCTGAATCTGTTTATCCTGCGAGAGATTGTACGACTGGAAGTACTACTTTGAGCAGTGTTAACGTGGAATCCACAACCGAATCTGAAACGTCAAAAGAATCAACGATAATTACCACTACTATACAGAGTACAACTCAACAAGCAGAAGAAAGCACAATTATATCTAGTACAACGATATCGTCTACAATAACTACTACAGAAAGCACTATAACTTCTGGTACAGAATCCACAACTGTggaaatatcagaaaatacCGAAAATATGACAGAGTCCACTGTTGAATCAATTACTGCCAtcacagaaaatattatcgattcaTCTAGCACTGAACGGACTGAAGCTCCTGACTCCACGGAATCAACGGAGTCTGAAAAATCCACGACCGAATTTGAAGAATCTACAACAGGATCTCAGGAACAATCGACGACTGAATCGCAGGAGCAATTGACGACTGAATCGCAGGAGCAATTGACGACTGAATCGCAAGAGCAATTGACGACTGAATCGCAAGAGCAATTAACGACAGAATCATCTAATACGGAAGGTCAAGAGCAATCAACGACTGAATCGCAGGAGCAATCAACGATAGAATCTCAAGAACAGTCTACGACAGAGTCTCAGGAACAATCGACGACTGAATCATCAGAACTAACAACGATGAAACCAGCATCTGCAACACCTTGCGCTATAGGCAATTTGACCGATGACCAAATAGCTCTAGTTTGTCCTACTGGCTTCCGAAGGCAtccaaaatattgcaatttattctaTCAATGTACCTCCGAGGGAAATATGGAAATCAAAATCCTCGTATTGAGTTGCCCCGAAAATACTATATTTGATGAGAAAAAGATTCAGTGTCTACCTGCAGATAAAAGTAGTGATCCATGCACAGGCGCCAAAGCAAACGTCAGATTATATAGAAGACTGGAAAATAATGCTTTATCTCCC GTAAAAGTATCGTCAAATCAGCTTTGTCCGGAAGAAGGACATTTCCCTTACCAACAAGGTTGCagtaacaatttttacaaGTGTAAACAGGACATTCGAGACAATTTACAAGGATACTTTTACAAATGTCCCGAGAACTTTATCTATTGGTCGATTTCCAGAAGATGCGAACGCGTGACGCGTCTTCCAATGTGTTCGCATTTGGCGAACAGAAACAAAACCGATTGGAACAATAGATGGCAAATACCAACCGAAGACTTTAATCTTTCCGCCAGAATGTTACGTTTCTCATGA
- the LOC126850103 gene encoding serine-rich adhesin for platelets-like isoform X16: MWKVILNVLTTLIVTRLIKADYYEYNQDLYKQNTTPFKCTEDGYHADPHDCRVYYRCVDWGNGNPLTTFRFECGVGTVFSKIKGDICTHPGDSGRPECAGSENELDSNLDNPPENPSPIWTTITPQQTTIQSPVTTPQSIITTQATTRKPETAQSSLTSRPTTDQPENNCKNELECTQEEFLADTCDCKKFYRCVDEGYGKFKKYDFTCGSGTVWDPEIQGCNHAWAVKGNCRQSLENENNINNDGQWHGDMGDNGEQGNDNIGSANQSGQPGQAGDLNNQPGESGQPGQAENPDGQPGQSGSPGYPGIAGTPGFPGYPGTPGSPGTPGSPGTPGSPGTPGSPGSPGTPGSPGTPGSPGTPGSPGTPGSPGTPGSPGTPGSPGTPGSPGTPGSPGTPGSPGTPDSPGTPGFPGMPGSSGIPGSPGTPGPPGTPGSPGIAGSPGIPGSPGNQGTPGFPNNPSSSSYPETSGSSSTSCSPGTSETLSSSSSPDHQLSTDRCTKEGFFAHPNDCRKFYRCVSDGKSFTKYEFQCGVGTVWDSSIESCNHVYTVPHCNHTSDIIPNEPDTSLNEIDSTDRPDTSLLPPMQSSESSTIPPISSRPEISSSTQQAESITSKPIESSQTTSVSYLPPVSSTYPSTTMQVNESISNLPSVTQMTTSISYLPPSSTATTDVTSGSTPDSVSYLPPSTSASIDTKPITSTTSSPLQTGKYECNKEGFYSDPSNCKKFYRCIQGQSGYQKYEFECSPGTAWDQSVQTCNYIEQVASCSMKNNEIDQDSTSSTSNPISGSVITSSTTIASSQITATTSSSAIPTVANIPETSMELSTPEEDKTEASSTTITSVGEKPVSEKPEEIQMPESSSTENLSESSSEQSSSELSEESSSSTESHVSNCTTQKPNNTIVCNNEGFYPHPVRCDKFYRCVDNGNGFNVYHFDCPPGTIFDSSISVCNYPESVYPARDCTTGSTTLSSVNVESTTESETSKESTIITTTIQSTTQQAEESTIISSTTISSTITTTESTITSGTESTTVEISENTENMTESTVESITAITENIIDSSSTERTEAPDSTESTESEKSTTEFEESTTGSQEQSTTESQEQLTTESQEQLTTESQEQLTTESQEQLTTESSNTEGQEQSTTESQEQSTIESQEQSTTESQEQSTTESSELTTMKPASATPCAIGNLTDDQIALVCPTGFRRHPKYCNLFYQCTSEGNMEIKILVLSCPENTIFDEKKIQCLPADKSSDPCTGAKANVRLYRRLENNALSPVKVSSNQLCPEEGHFPYQQGCSNNFYKCKQDIRDNLQGYFYKCPENFIYWSISRRCERVTRLPMCSHLANRNKTDWNNRWQIPTEDFNLSARMLRFS, from the exons ATGTGGAAAGTGATCCTGAATGTTTTAACGACATTAATTGTAACAAGACTGATAAAAGCTG attattatgaatataaccAAGATCTATACAAACAGAATACTACTCCCTTCAAGTGTACAGAGGATGGTTACCATGCTGATCCGCATGACTGCAGGGTTTACTACAGATGCGTGGATTGGGGCAACGGCAACCCATTGACAACCTTTAGATTCGAATGTGGAGTAGGCactgtattttcaaaaattaaaggagATATTTGCACACATCCGGGAGATAGCGGTCGCCCTGAATGCGCCGGATCTGAAAATGAACTTGATTCAAATCTAGATAATCCTCCAGAGAATCCTTCTCCCATATGGACAACAATCACACCGCAACAAACCACTATACAATCTCCAGTGACTACACCACAATCAATAATTACGACCCAAGCGACAACCAGAAAACCGGAAACAGCGCAATCATCGCTAACAAGCCGACCAACCACAGATCAaccagaaaataattgtaaaaatgaacTTGAATGTACACAAGAAGAATTTCTAGCCGATACCTGCgactgcaaaaaattttatagatgcgTAGATGAAGGTTACGGAAAGTTTAAAAAGTATGATTTTACATGCGGTTCGGGAACTGTTTGGGACCCAGAAATTCAAGGGTGCAATCATGCCTGGGCTGTCAAAGGAAATTGCAGGCAAAGCTTGgaaaatgaaaacaatattaataatgatggaCAATGGCACGGAGACATGGGAGATAATGGCGAACAAGGAAATGATAATATTGGCAGTGCAAACCAGTCTGGTCAACCAGGACAAGCCGGAGATCTTAATAATCAGCCAGGAGAATCGGGACAACCAGGACAAGCTGAAAATCCAGATGGTCAACCGGGACAATCGGGTTCTCCAGGCTACCCAGGAATAGCAGGCACTCCAGGTTTTCCCGGCTATCCGGGAACACCAGGTTCTCCAGGCACGCCTGGTTCTCCAGGTACGCCAGGTTCTCCAGGTACGCCAGGTTCTCCTGGTTCTCCGGGCACGCCAGGTTCTCCGGGCACGCCAG GTTCTCCGGGCACGCCAGGTTCTCCGGGCACGCCAGGTTCTCCGGGCACGCCAGGTTCTCCGGGCACGCCAG GTTCTCCGGGCACGCCAG GTTCTCCGGGCACGCCAGGTTCTCCAGGTACACCGGGATCTCCAGGTACACCAGATTCTCCAGGCACGCCAGGTTTTCCAGGCATGCCAGGTTCTTCAGGCATTCCGGGTTCTCCAGGTACACCGGGTCCTCCAGGTACACCAGGTTCTCCGGGTATAGCAGGTTCTCCGGGCATTCCAGGCTCTCCTGGAAATCAAGGGACTCCAGGTTTTCCGAACAATCCAAGCTCTTCGAGCTATCCAGAGACATCAGGTTCTTCAAGCACGTCATGTTCTCCTGGAACTTCTGAAACTTTGAGTTCATCAAGCTCCCCTGACCATCAATTATCGACAG ATCGTTGTACGAAAGAAGGCTTTTTTGCTCATCCAAATGATTGTCGCAAGTTTTATCGATGCGTAAGTGATGGCAAGTCTTTTACAAAATACGAATTTCAATGCGGTGTTGGAACTGTCTGGGATTCATCTATTGAAAGTTGTAATCACGTTTACACCGTACCACATTGCAATCATACAAGCGATATAATTCCGAATGAACCCGACACATCGCTAAACGAAATAGATAGCACCGACAGGCCGGATACGAGTTTATTACCGCCTATGCAATCTTCAGAAAGTTCTACTATTCCACCTATATCTTCAAGACCGGAGATATCGTCTTCGACTCAGCAGGCTGAAAGTATTACGAGTAAACCTATTGAATCATCCCAAACTACATCAGTTTCTTATTTGCCACCCGTTAGTAGTACATATCCATCTACAACAATGCAAGTTAACGAATCCATTTCTAATCTGCCTTCCGTAACTCAAATGACCACTTCTATATCCTATTTACCACCTTCAAGTACTGCAACTACAGATGTAACATCTGGATCCACGCCCGATTCTGTTTCATATTTGCCACCTAGTACTAGCGCATCTATAGATACAAAACCCATAACGAGCACTACATCGTCTCCGCTTCAAACTGGAAAATACGAATGTAATAAAGAAGGTTTCTATTCGGATCCTagtaattgcaaaaaattctatCGTTGTATACAAGGCCAATCTGGTTATCAAAAGTACGAGTTTGAATGTAGTCCAGGCACAGCATGGGATCAATCCGTACAAACATGCAATTATATTGAACAAGTAGCTTCGtgttcaatgaaaaataacgaGATCGATCAAGATTCGACATCCAGTACTTCTAATCCCATATCTGGATCTGTTATCACAAGTTCTACAACTATTGCCTCCAGTCAAATCACTGCAACTACCTCGTCATCCGCAATTCCAACAGTTGCCAATATTCCAGAAACATCTATGGAATTGTCTACGCCGGAAGAAGATAAAACAGAAGCTTCGTCAACAACAATTACTAGCGTCGGCGAAAAACCAGTTTCAGAAAAACCAGAAGAAATTCAAATGCCTGAAAGCTCCAGCACGGAAAATTTATCCGAATCCTCATCCGAACAATCTAGTTCCGAATTAAGCGAAGAATCATCTTCATCTACTGAGTCACACGTATCAAATTGCACGACTCAAAAGCCAAACAATACGATAGTATGCAACAACGAAGGTTTCTATCCACATCCAGTTCGATGTGATAAGTTCTATCGCTGCGTTGATAATGGCAATGGTTTCAACGTGTATCATTTTGATTGTCCACCAGGCACTATATTTGATTCTAGCATCAGCGTATGCAATTATCCTGAATCTGTTTATCCTGCGAGAGATTGTACGACTGGAAGTACTACTTTGAGCAGTGTTAACGTGGAATCCACAACCGAATCTGAAACGTCAAAAGAATCAACGATAATTACCACTACTATACAGAGTACAACTCAACAAGCAGAAGAAAGCACAATTATATCTAGTACAACGATATCGTCTACAATAACTACTACAGAAAGCACTATAACTTCTGGTACAGAATCCACAACTGTggaaatatcagaaaatacCGAAAATATGACAGAGTCCACTGTTGAATCAATTACTGCCAtcacagaaaatattatcgattcaTCTAGCACTGAACGGACTGAAGCTCCTGACTCCACGGAATCAACGGAGTCTGAAAAATCCACGACCGAATTTGAAGAATCTACAACAGGATCTCAGGAACAATCGACGACTGAATCGCAGGAGCAATTGACGACTGAATCGCAGGAGCAATTGACGACTGAATCGCAAGAGCAATTGACGACTGAATCGCAAGAGCAATTAACGACAGAATCATCTAATACGGAAGGTCAAGAGCAATCAACGACTGAATCGCAGGAGCAATCAACGATAGAATCTCAAGAACAGTCTACGACAGAGTCTCAGGAACAATCGACGACTGAATCATCAGAACTAACAACGATGAAACCAGCATCTGCAACACCTTGCGCTATAGGCAATTTGACCGATGACCAAATAGCTCTAGTTTGTCCTACTGGCTTCCGAAGGCAtccaaaatattgcaatttattctaTCAATGTACCTCCGAGGGAAATATGGAAATCAAAATCCTCGTATTGAGTTGCCCCGAAAATACTATATTTGATGAGAAAAAGATTCAGTGTCTACCTGCAGATAAAAGTAGTGATCCATGCACAGGCGCCAAAGCAAACGTCAGATTATATAGAAGACTGGAAAATAATGCTTTATCTCCC GTAAAAGTATCGTCAAATCAGCTTTGTCCGGAAGAAGGACATTTCCCTTACCAACAAGGTTGCagtaacaatttttacaaGTGTAAACAGGACATTCGAGACAATTTACAAGGATACTTTTACAAATGTCCCGAGAACTTTATCTATTGGTCGATTTCCAGAAGATGCGAACGCGTGACGCGTCTTCCAATGTGTTCGCATTTGGCGAACAGAAACAAAACCGATTGGAACAATAGATGGCAAATACCAACCGAAGACTTTAATCTTTCCGCCAGAATGTTACGTTTCTCATGA